ACGACTCAGCAGCCAAGCAGATCATTGCCCAGATAACAGCCGAAACAAAACTACCTTGTACTGATGTAGTACGTTTTGGCGCTGACATATTGTTAGAGGCAATATTCTAATTAGTGAATTATTCTTTTAACTGAACAAGTCATTCATACTGATGTGCATAATATCGCCCATTCAAAATGGCTTGACAGATGAATAAGTTTGGCTAAATGATATAGCAACAGACATATCAGTTAGGGCATCATATTTGGCTCTAAAGGGAACAGGGAATAGAGGAATGTTCTAACCGCCTTAGCGACTGCTATATTTAGAAAAATTTAATGAATACAGGTCTTACGCATCCCTCTTTTATTGGTATGTTTGTGTTTTTCCCAAGTATGATTCTCGTGTAGGGGATGCGTAAGTTTTAGAATACAATTAGCTGTTACCGCGCCATAGCTTAGTAAACTGCTCTAAAGTTGCCTGGGGAATTTGGCTCTGTAGCCACTTTAGATCTGCTTGTTGTTGAGCGGTAAACAAGCCTTGCGCTTCATAGGTATAAAAAATTTCAGCTAGATTAATTGGTGGTGGTACGTTGATTGGTGGCGTTACTACGCCGTCTGGCGTGTAGGAAAAGATAATTTTACGAGTAATAGGGCCAACTATGCCGTCTGCTACTAAGGAATTAGCACTTTGAAACTCTTTCACCGCCTGATCAGTAGAAGGGCCAAAGATCATGTCAGCTTTATCGAGCTTAATCCCTGCTTTCCTCAGAGAAAGTTGCAAATCACCCACGTCTCTACCCGCTTGTACTGGCTGGGTCAATCTTAAAATTCTGGGAGGCTCTACTCCAGGAAAACCTTCTGCGGGTGAGAAACGCAAGCGACTGGCTGTGGCAGGCCCAAAAAGTCCATCAGCAGCTAACTTATCGGCAGGATTAACAATGCTCCATAATTGCTGGAAAGCTTTAACAGAGATCGAGTTAATTGAGGTGATCCCTGGATCGATGCAATCGTAGTGCATTGGGTCAAATGATCCAATCCATCTCCATCCATTGGCTTGTAACACTGGTCGCCAGCCTTGTGAATCTTCTATATCTATGGCACTGGCATTGTTATGATTACTTTTACCTGGAGTTGATGCCGCAGTTATACCACAGCGACGATTTTGGTAATGTTGATATAACAACATTTGCCCAGCTAACGTTCTGTAAGCTGAGTTAATGATGATTTGTTTGCCACGGGCGACAACTGCGTTTTGCAAACGTACTTTCGCAGTACGCTGCATCCAAGGATGAACCGCCGCATCTGCCAGTTTCACATTATTTATATCGTCAATTCGTACCAACAGGCCAGGACTAATCCTATTCATTTGCGCGATTAGCTGGTCATCTAACCCACGCACAGAATAGGTAGAACAATCAGTAACATCTTTAAGTAAAGTCATTTTATTCCTACGAGCATTCAAAATGCTACGGCAGCAAAATATTAGCATAATATGCTTAGTTAAATATCCTACCGCAGAGATATTTTATATATAAAAATAGTGTAGATTATTTACGAAAATGTACAGTCTTACCTGCTAATCAAAAATTAAACAACTTTTTTTAATTTTGAATTATTAATTATTTTCACGCACATTCTCAGACGTTAATTAAATTTCAGGAGGTAAAATTGCATCAGTTAAATCAGCGCCATCTAGGTTAGCTCCCTTCAAAATTGCATTAGTAAGATTTGCCTGACATAAATTAGCTTGACTTAAATTAATCCAAGTCAAATTTGCCTGTTCCAAAGATGCCCGCGTCAAATTAGCACCCCTCAAGTCTGCTGCTGTTAAGTTTGCTTGGTACAACCGTGCGTCACTGAAATCAGCACCTACTAAGTTAGCGCTTTCTAAGTTAGAACCACCTAGTCTAGCTTCGCTGAAGTTAATTCCTTGTAAATCAGCGCCATTCAAGTCTACATCCTTTAAAAAAGCTCTAGTAAATTTCACACCATTTAAGGAAGATCCCGACAATAAAGCACTACTCAGTCTTGCTTCGTAAAGGTTAGCCCAATTAAGGTTAACGCCGCTAAGATTAGCTTCTCTGAGGTTGGTTCTTTGCAAAGAAGCACCGCTAAGGTTAGCTTCTCGCAGATTAGCACCTCGGAGGTTAGCACTGTTGAGATTAGCTCCACTTAGTTTAGCTCTGGGAAGTTTGGCTTTTTCCATAACAGCGCCTTGAAGATTTGCTTTTGTCAAATCTGCATCTCCCAGTCTAGCTGCGCTCATTTTCGCAAAACTAAGATTAGCCCAGTTCAGGTTAGCCCTACTCAAGTCGGATTTAATCAGAACAGTCCGACTCAGGTTAGCGCCCATCAATTTAGCGCCACTGAGGTTAACCCCACTGAGAGTTATTCCACTAAGATCAGCACCGCTAAGATCGGCATTAGCAAAGTCTCTATGTCCTTCTGCATAAAGTTTCAGTAGATCACTTAGATCCATAACTTCAAGCCTATGATGTTGGGAGTTATCAAGATTAGAACTTACACCACTGTTATATACAATACAAAAATTCGAGAAAATCACCTATACCAGTTGCATGATGCTCCCACCAGGGGGAACAAAGTAGGGAGCAATGAAAAAATTTTTTTCCCTAGCTTCTTCGGTGACCCCTTACTTCTCATTCTTCACAAAACGCTCTTTGAGTCGGGAAACAAACATATCTACTTCTGGCAAATTTAGACGACTAGCACACAGAGCAAATACACTTAAACCAGCCAGGGCAGATATACCTAGTTGCAAAAGTAATACGAGTAAACTATCACCACGCCAAATTTTTTCAAAACCTTGGTTAACCCCCCAACTTACTGAACCTGCTATGAAGCTACTACCAGTTATAGCGAGAATTGGTAAAGTTAATTCTCTCCAAGGTAAACCGTGCAGTTTGCGGTCTAAAAACCAACTTAGTGCCACCATTGAAAATAAATTTACCCCTACTGTTGCCAAAACTAAGCCGGGTGCGCCAAAACGTTTGACCAAAAAATAATCTAGTACGGCATTGAGGAGGATATTTACAACACTGATGCGAAAGGGTGTTTCTCCATCTCCCAAGGCATAAAATACTCTTACTAATACATCCCGTCCTAAGTAAACAAACATACCCAGACTGGAAGCAATTAGTACTGAGGCTACAAACTCGGATGCACCTTTATCAAAGGCGTAGCGTTCATAAACTACTCGTACAATGGGAAAAGCTAAAGTTACCATCAACGCGCTTAAAGGCAGCATGGTAATAGCAGTAATCAGTATTCCCTGACGGATGCGGGTTTTGAGTTCAGGCCAATGAATGGGATCGGCAAGCCGTGAGAATATTGGTAGTAATGGCACCAATATTACATTAGAAATGATGCCTAAAGGAGTTTGAATTAACAACCCCGAATAGTTCATAGCGGCGGCGGCTTGGGGAATATAGGAAGCAAAATATAAATCTGTGTAGAGGTTAATTTGCAGCATTCCCGATGATAAGGTTGCTGGCCCCATTACTTTAAGAACATCTTTAACACCAGGTCGCCACCATTCAAACCGCAGACGTAATGTTCCCAAACCTGCACGCCACTGGGCAATTACTTGTACTACCCACTGTAGGATTGCTCCTAGTAGTGAACCCCAAGCTAAAAATTGTCCACCGAGTATGGCGTATTGGGGAGCATTGATTTGGTTGCCTAATTGTACTGCTAAGAAAGCTAATCCCCCGATGACTGTGAGGCTGGAGAATAAGGGACTAACGGAGGGTAGCCAGTACATATCAGCAGAGTTGAGTGTGCCAAAACCAATGCCGATTAGTCCCGCTAAGAGTGCCATTGGTGCCATAATTTGCAATTGCTGAATGGCGATCGCACGGATTTGTAATCCTTGGTCTGTCTGGCTTAAACCTGGCGCTACTATGTCTATAAACACGCCAGCAAACACAATTAAGCCAATGCTGACGAAAAGCAGTATTCCTCCCACCATTGTGGTAATGGTTTCGACTAAGGGGGCGGCTTCTGATTTGTCGCGTTTAGCTAACACGCTGACGATCGCACTATGAAATGGCCCGTTGATGCCACCAAGTAAGATCAACAAAAATCCAGGGATCACGTAGGCATAATTATAAGCATCTACAGCGACACCTACACCAAAAGCGGCTGCGATCGCTTGTTGCCGTACCAACCCAAAAACTTTACTAATTAGTGTGGCAACAGCCACAATTCCAGCAATTCCAGCCAGGGAACGAGCGGGTTTAGGCTTTTCAGACACGAATATTCACTTTTACCTAAAGGCATCATTTAGTCTATCTGAATTTGGATCATTGTCAAGGTTATAAGAGCCTGCTTTTAAGAGATTTTAACCGCAGATAAAGGCAGTTGAAGAATTCAGAAGTCCGAATACAGGAGTCAGAATCAATCAGTGCATGATCGGGAATTTCTATTACCAATGACCAATAAGCAATAACCAAAAAATGACCTTTCTCACCACAAATACGAGACAACCAAAAGATATAATTAATTGCCTAATTGCATTAAGTATACAAATTTTACAAATATAATGGATTGGATCTACCGCTACCCAACCCTCTACCCTGGAATATTAGTTAAACGCTACAAGCGATTTTTTGCTGATATTGAACTCGCTTCTGGAGAAGTAATTACGGCTCACTGTGCCAATACAGGCCCCATGACTGGTGTATCTACTATTGGTAGTCCCGTAATGGTTTCAAAGAGCGATAATCCCAAGCGTAAATTAGCTTACACCTGGGAGATGATTCAGGTTTATGACAACCAACCTACTTGGGTAGGCATTAACACAGCTTTGCCTAATCGAATTATTAAACTAGCTTTGGAAAAATATTTGTTTCCAGAATTAGGTAACTATCTAAACATTCGTTTTGAAGTTCCTTATGGAATAGAACAAAGTCGCGTAGATTTTGTGCTAACAGGTAAAAATTCAGATCAACATATTTATTTGGAAGTAAAAAATACTACTTGGGCTGACGGCAACTTAGCTGTTTTTCCTGATACAGTAACTACGCGAGGACAAAAGCATTTGCGGGAATTAACTGCTTTGCTGCCACACTATCAAGCAGTAATGCTTTACTTGATCAATCGTGGTGATTGTACTCAATTTGCTCCTGGGGATAGTACAGATCCAGTTTATGGTCAATTGTTACGCGATGCAGTAGCCCAAGGTTTAAAAGTGTTACCTTGTCGGTTTGAAGTAACACCGGAGGGAATTCGCTATTTGGGTTTAGCTGAGTTTTTGCCTTTTCAAAGACCACCACAGTCTGGAACTGTAGTTAGCTCAGTTATTTTGGGTTAAAAATCTGACATTCCCCAGAAAAAGATATAACCTAGATAGCTGCAATTGCTCATAAAGGAACTAAAATATGACCCAGCAGAACTGGTGGCTAATGATTTGTATGTCTTTGTTGATTACATCTGTAGGATGCAATCAGCAGAAAACTCCCCAAGCTACAACATCAAACCAAGCTAACTCATCGGGAGCAACAACTTCGCCTAGTCCTAGTTGGGAAGTTATCAAAGGTAATGGTGTAGAAATATCTTTACCTACTAGCTACGAAGGTGGTAATCCTAGCAATGAACAAGATTTAAACGCGCTAGCTTCTAAACTGAAAACTATCAACCCTGAATATGAACAAAGAATAGCAGCTATCAAACAAAATCCTAATGCTATTGCTCTTCTAGCGTTTGATACCCAAAATAATCAATCAGGCTTTTTGACCAATGTTAACGTTACAACTCAAGCAGTAGAAAATGGTACTACTCTTGATAAGTACTTACAAGCCGCAACTCAGCAACTTACTACTCAATACGACATTTTAGAGCGTAAGGTAGTGCCTCTTGGCAAAGATCAAGTAGGGAGAATTATAACACAACCTAAGTCAAGCGGCGCACCAATTAAGCAGCTATTTTATATAGTTCCCAAGGGAAATAGGTTTTGGCTAATCACTTATTCTACATCTCAAACCGAATTTAATCAGCGTTTACCCAATTTTGAAAAAAGTATTCGTAGTTTTAAGCTTCTATCTTAAAATTTCCGGTTAATAAGTTGTGGAATTAAATCTAAGTGCAACTAAAAAACGTCATTATTGCTCATAAGGCGGGAGATCCCCTTAGCCGTAGCATTGCAGAAAAATGCGCTCGGCAATTAGAAAAACTCCAGTGTCATGTGCTGATGGGGCCTAGTGGAGCTAAGGATAATCCTTACCCAGTCTTTTTGGCTTCTGCTATGCAATCAATTGATTTAGCAATCGTTCTTGGCGGCGATGGCACGGCTTTGGCGGCAGCGAGGCATCTATCTCCAGATGGAATTCCCATTTTAGCTGTTAATGTGGGGGGTCATTTGGGATTTCTTACAGAGTCGTTTGAAGAATTTAAGGATACTGAACAAGTTTGGGAGCGACTAATTGAGGATCGCTATGCTATAGAACGAAGAATGATGTTACAAGCATCAATATTTCAGGGAAACCGGACTAATCTAGAACCAGTAACGGAGCGTTTTTTAGCACTTAATGAAATGTGCATCAAACCAGCTTCTGCCGATCGCATGATTACTTCGGTTCTGGAAATGGAAATTGATGGTGAAGTTGTCGATCAGTATCAGGGAGATGGGCTAATTGTTTCTACTCCTACTGGTTCTACTTGCTACACGGTTTCTGCTAATGGCCCCATTGTTCACTCTGGGATGGAGGCAATTACTGTTACACCTATTTGTCCGCTAAGTCTTTCTAGTCGTCCAATTGTGATTCCTTCGGGTTCTGTTGTCAGTATTTGGCCACTGGCAGATTACGATCTTAGTACTAAGCTGTGGATGGATGGTGTGTTAGCAACTGCAATTTGGCCTGGACATCGAGTTGATGTACGCATGGCAAATTGTCAAGCTAAGTTTATTATTTTACGAGAAAATTATTCGTATTACCAAACGCTGCAAGAAAAGTTACTGTGGGCAGGAGCAAGAATTCACTACAACAACAATAGCCGCAATTAAAATTTAGTGGAATTTTTGATATTAGTTGCTTGTAGGAGATGCGATCGCCATGCCTGCAAGTTAACTTATGCAGGACTTAGGCATTATTGCCCCTCTGATGTTTAGACCATACCTATAGGGGGAGTTGAAAGAAATAGTGCCTAGCTAGTCTAGTTGGTATGGACAGCAATCAAGCTTGACCCAACAGGATATTTACTTGTATAAACTCCTGGCATAAAAAATATTTTCCCCTAATTTTAGATTCTTAAAAAAGAGATAACTATGAACGCTGATCATAAAATATCACTAAAAAATATTATTAGTTTAACTGGAGTTGCTAGTGCTAGTCTTTTCTTAAGTTATCCAGCATTGGCATTCTCTAATACTTTCACTCAAAATGCCAGCAATTTGAGTGCTATCAATACCCCATTATTAGCTCAAATTACCCCAGTACCTGGGCAAGTTCCAAGTGGTGTTAACAATTCAACGCCTGTAACAACTCCTAATACTATTCCAGCGCCTGGAAATATCTCACCGATTCCAGGTATAAATAACCCTACAACTCAGCCACTAAATAACGGTGTATCTACACCTGGAAATATCGCACCGCGTCCAGGGATAAATAATCCCACAACTCAGCCACTAAATAATGGTGTACCTACACCTGGAAATATCGCACCGATTCCAGGGATAAATAATCCCACAACTCAGCCATTAAATAATGGTGTACCTACACCTGGAAATATCGCACCGATTCCAGGGATAAATAATCCCACAACTCAGCCACTAAATAACGGCTTACCTACGCCTGGAAATGTCGCACCAATTCCAGGTATAAATAATTCCACAACTCAGCCACTAAATAACGGCTTACCTACGCCTGGAACTATCGTACCTAATAATGGTGTAGCTAACCCTGGAACAGTCGCACCTAATAATGGTCTGATCGCACCAGCACCAGTAATTGTTACACCGAATAATGGTGGAACTACAGGAACGACTGCGCCTACTACGGGTGGTACTACCCAAACTACGCCAAGAAATAACTCTGGTGGAACTACAGGAACGACTGCGCCTACTACGGGTGGTACTACTCAAACTACGCCAAGAAATAATTCTGGTACTACAGGAACGACTGCGCCTACTACGGGTGGTACTATCCAAACTGCACCAGGAAATAATTCTGGTACTACAGGAACGACTGCACCCGCTACGGGTGGTACTACCCAAACTACGCCAAGAAATAACTCTGGGGGTACTACAGGAACCGTTGCGCCAGCTACAGGTGGAACTACCCAAAGGTCTGCACCTGCTAATACTCGCGGTACTACACGCAGAACTACACCAGCTAATAGTCGTCCAGCTAATCTCAGAAATCAGCAATCAACTGTAGATGATTTCACTCAATATATGAGAATTGGGTATGCTGCTACCCAGCAACGAGATTACAATACTGCTTTGATTAATTTTAGAAGGGCGCTGAATGAACGTCCTGGCAATCCTTATGCTTTAAGAGCGATCGCAAATGTAGAAAGCTATCTTCAACGCACTCCTTAATCAAAAATTTGTTAAGGATTGAGAAGCGATCGCACTATCACAAAATCCCAATATCTCTGTGGTTTCATCGTATTTGACACTCCCCGCTCGCACCTAGACGGCGATTCAGGGGAGAGGTTCTACCGTATCTGTAATTTAATAATGATATCGACAAGAAATAATAGTTAGATAGGCATCCTCAACCACATAAACCAAACGATTTGTATCATCAATTCGCCGCGACCAAAGTCCAGCTAAATTTTCTCGTAGAGGCTCTGGCTTACCTATACCTTCAAAAGGCATCCGCATCGTCTCCAAAATCAGTTTGTTGATTCTTTTGAGTGTCTTCTTGTCTTGCCCTTGCCAGTAAAGATAATCAGCCCAAGCCTCTTCTGTCCAAGCTAACATTCTATTCATTCAGCAAATCTCGTTCTACCACTTTTTTTTGCTTAAACTGAGCAATAGAACGTTCTAAATGGGCTGCATTGGTTGGAGACTTCAATAAATACACAGTCTCCATCAGACTATTAAAAAACTCTAGCGACATCACCACCGCGTCATCCGCATCCCGTCTGGTGATAATTGTATAGTCGGCATCTTCAGTTACCCGATCTAAAACCGTCTTCAGACTATTTCTTGCCTCGCTAAAAGAGATTACTTTCATATCCTGCGGACTTGTACTGTTTATTGTACAAGTATAGCGTTTTATTAAATATTTTGCCGACTGCTAAGTTGTCTACCTACTTAATTACTACCTAGCCAAAAAGGATTTATTCCTTTCTCGGCTATTACTAACCAGGCAGTTGCTCCTATATGCTGGCGATGAAAATAAAACCAAAGTTGACTATTACCTGCTGAGAAACCTGTTGTTAATTTATCTCTATCTGCCGCAGGTATACCACCAGAACTATCCTTAGCAGCTTCAAGAGTTGTAATTAACAGCTTTGACTTTTGATGTTGGTTAGTAAATTGGTAGGTAACAGCCATCTGTGCAGTTCCTTCATACCAAATACCATCTTGATCTTGGTTAAAGTCAAAACCTTTACCAACGCGGTGATGTTTTTCGGCATATTCAAGGCATTCTAAATAAGATTTAGCTACATCTTTTAATGCCAAAGGTGTCCAGGCTTGCACGTCTAAAGGAATTACATCTTGATTAATCGTGACACCATCAGTTGTTGTTCCAGTCCAGAATTTTTTCTCTTCTTTATCCCACATAGATATAACAAAATTTTGGGCGTAGGTAGCGCGATTTTTCCAAACTTGTTCACCAGTAATTAAAAAAAGTCGTTGAAATGCTACATACAAATCAAGATTATGTTCTGTGGATTTGTATTTCAATAAATTTGGAGTGGGTTCCCAACCGCTAAAACCTCCTAAATATCCTCCTGTACCTCTAGTATCTCGGAGATTTTTATCTACCCATTCACCCATTTTTTTTACTGCAGTGAGGTAGGATTCACCGCCGTAAGTTTGGTAGTATGCTAATAGTGCTAACATTGCCCAAGCGATGCTACCTGTGTGAGTACTAACTTGGAATTCGTCTTCTGTCCAACGTCCTGTTTGCTGGTTAAACCATCCTGGTAATTGCACTTTATCACCTGATGATATTAATTTACCGCCCCAGTAGGCGTTGCGTAAGCGACCATCTTGATAAAAGCGATCGTGGTTTTGAGCGTATACTAATGTATCTACTATCTGTTTAGCTCGGTTTTGATCGTTGACGGCGATGAATGCGATCGCAGCAACGGCATTATCATAGCTAAAGGCTACGTGCTGCATTACCAAATCAAAAGTGTTGTTAGATGCTTGAGTTTTGTAACTTAATAAAAAACTTAAATTATTTCTAGTTTTATTGTCATTATTATCAGATTTTGCTGTTAAAGGATTTGATCCTTGCCACCGATCTGCTACTGTTTGGAGATAATTATAAGCAGTGGATTTATCTACTGGTGGTACTAAACCTGCTGGCTGACAGCAAGTTAAGTAAAAAAGTAATATAAAAAATGCGCTTAGACGTTGAACTAATTTTGATATTTTCACATTTAATAGATTCAAGCTTGTATATGGCAATTCTATTTTAGTCTTGAATAAGAACCCCACCCAAACCCTCCCCTTATTAAGGGGAGGGCTTTGAATGGATAAAAATTCTGAATTATGGCTACTAAATTATGTTCTAATATATTATTACCTTTTAAATAAAGGGTATAGTTTAAATAAAGTTATAAATAAAGCTCGTAAAGCTTGTTTCTCATTTGCAACTTTTGGTTGTTGCCAGTGTGAAGGTCTACAATAAATAAATTCAATTATTTTTTGATGCTGTTTAGGAGTTAAAGGCCCAACCAGTAAACGGCAACCAGTTACTTTACCAACTCTTCGGACTTTGGCTAAAAAGTTAAGTTGTTCGTCTGGAAAAACAATTTTTAACTTTTGCCCAACTTGTAAATTTATCTCAGTTGGAGTATAAAAAGAAATACCATATTCTGACATATCCCCAATAGTAGTAGTAAACGTCTTTTGGTTATGGGGAAAATCTAAAATTATCACTTCACAAGTTTGTGAAAATTTAACGCGAGGCGCTATACGTTCTTCGCTGGAATAAATTCCCCCAATTCCTGCAAGTAAACTTGCACCTAAAATTACTGTATTTAATTCAGCCCAAATAATGCTAAGAGTTAGGGTGTCTGTGTCGATGTTAGAAAAATATGCTCGCCAGATAGCAATAAATATAGAGATTAAATTGAAAATTAATAGAACTATTATGGGTTTCATTAGTTCTAGGGCTATTTCTGGATGATTTTGTGTTATGCCTTTGGGCGTTATCAGAAAACGATTTTTTAGCTTAGGGAATAAAAAGGTTTTAAGAGTAATTTTTGCGATCGCAAAGCATTGCAAGGCATTATATACATAAGAAACTAAAATAGTCCGAGTACCAATTATCCAAGGAACAAGTATAAATCCAGCTATATAGGCGGGCAACCAATAATAAATTAAAGTGATTAAATTTGTGTTTAAAGCTTGCATTCCTATAATTATGAACAAGATAGGAGCAATGTAGCTAATAGTTTGTGTACCTTGGTCTATCCAGTAAAGAATACCTGATAGATGGTTGATACGCTGCCATAAGTTGAAACCAGACAGAAATAAAGGATTATATTTATTAAATAAAACTTTTAAAGTTCCTTCTGCCCATCGTATTCTTTGGACTAAATAAGATAAAAGGTGTTCTGGTGCAGCACCAACGCTGAGTAGTTCATTAAGAAAAATAGTTTTATATCCTTTTGATTGCAATAACATTCCTGTCACCCAGTCTTCTACAATAGTAGAGGTAGGAATGCCGCCGATTTTATTAAGATGTTCTCGTCGCATTAGGATAGATGTACCAGTGCAAATTATGCTATTAGTTGTATCCCGTCCTGGCTGAATTAGGGTATAAAATACTGTTTGTTCGTGGGGTAAGATACAGCCGCCTAAGTTAAGTTCTGGTGGATCAGGATTATAGAAGTTTTGGGGTGTTACTACTAAAGCAACTTCGGGATTTTCAAAAAAGCCTATAGTTCTTTCTAAAAAGTTATTTAAAGGAATAAAATCGGCATCAAAGGTAACTATGATTTCACCTTTTGTTACAGATAAACCATGATTGAGATTGCCTGCTTTGGCATTACCGTACTGAGTACGCGCTAAGTATTGACAGCCTAATTCTTGAGCTAGTTTGGCAATTTCTGGTCGGTTGCCATCATCAAGTACCCATATTTGTTTATTAGGGTAGTGCATTGCTTGACATCCTACTAAGGTGCGCCTTAAAACAAATGTTGGCTCGTTTACGGTGGGAATTAGTACGTCAACGGTG
Above is a window of Oculatellaceae cyanobacterium DNA encoding:
- a CDS encoding peptidoglycan-binding protein, whose translation is MTLLKDVTDCSTYSVRGLDDQLIAQMNRISPGLLVRIDDINNVKLADAAVHPWMQRTAKVRLQNAVVARGKQIIINSAYRTLAGQMLLYQHYQNRRCGITAASTPGKSNHNNASAIDIEDSQGWRPVLQANGWRWIGSFDPMHYDCIDPGITSINSISVKAFQQLWSIVNPADKLAADGLFGPATASRLRFSPAEGFPGVEPPRILRLTQPVQAGRDVGDLQLSLRKAGIKLDKADMIFGPSTDQAVKEFQSANSLVADGIVGPITRKIIFSYTPDGVVTPPINVPPPINLAEIFYTYEAQGLFTAQQQADLKWLQSQIPQATLEQFTKLWRGNS
- a CDS encoding pentapeptide repeat-containing protein, with the translated sequence MDLSDLLKLYAEGHRDFANADLSGADLSGITLSGVNLSGAKLMGANLSRTVLIKSDLSRANLNWANLSFAKMSAARLGDADLTKANLQGAVMEKAKLPRAKLSGANLNSANLRGANLREANLSGASLQRTNLREANLSGVNLNWANLYEARLSSALLSGSSLNGVKFTRAFLKDVDLNGADLQGINFSEARLGGSNLESANLVGADFSDARLYQANLTAADLRGANLTRASLEQANLTWINLSQANLCQANLTNAILKGANLDGADLTDAILPPEI
- the murJ gene encoding murein biosynthesis integral membrane protein MurJ produces the protein MSEKPKPARSLAGIAGIVAVATLISKVFGLVRQQAIAAAFGVGVAVDAYNYAYVIPGFLLILLGGINGPFHSAIVSVLAKRDKSEAAPLVETITTMVGGILLFVSIGLIVFAGVFIDIVAPGLSQTDQGLQIRAIAIQQLQIMAPMALLAGLIGIGFGTLNSADMYWLPSVSPLFSSLTVIGGLAFLAVQLGNQINAPQYAILGGQFLAWGSLLGAILQWVVQVIAQWRAGLGTLRLRFEWWRPGVKDVLKVMGPATLSSGMLQINLYTDLYFASYIPQAAAAMNYSGLLIQTPLGIISNVILVPLLPIFSRLADPIHWPELKTRIRQGILITAITMLPLSALMVTLAFPIVRVVYERYAFDKGASEFVASVLIASSLGMFVYLGRDVLVRVFYALGDGETPFRISVVNILLNAVLDYFLVKRFGAPGLVLATVGVNLFSMVALSWFLDRKLHGLPWRELTLPILAITGSSFIAGSVSWGVNQGFEKIWRGDSLLVLLLQLGISALAGLSVFALCASRLNLPEVDMFVSRLKERFVKNEK
- the sfsA gene encoding DNA/RNA nuclease SfsA; the protein is MDWIYRYPTLYPGILVKRYKRFFADIELASGEVITAHCANTGPMTGVSTIGSPVMVSKSDNPKRKLAYTWEMIQVYDNQPTWVGINTALPNRIIKLALEKYLFPELGNYLNIRFEVPYGIEQSRVDFVLTGKNSDQHIYLEVKNTTWADGNLAVFPDTVTTRGQKHLRELTALLPHYQAVMLYLINRGDCTQFAPGDSTDPVYGQLLRDAVAQGLKVLPCRFEVTPEGIRYLGLAEFLPFQRPPQSGTVVSSVILG
- a CDS encoding NAD(+) kinase; this translates as MQLKNVIIAHKAGDPLSRSIAEKCARQLEKLQCHVLMGPSGAKDNPYPVFLASAMQSIDLAIVLGGDGTALAAARHLSPDGIPILAVNVGGHLGFLTESFEEFKDTEQVWERLIEDRYAIERRMMLQASIFQGNRTNLEPVTERFLALNEMCIKPASADRMITSVLEMEIDGEVVDQYQGDGLIVSTPTGSTCYTVSANGPIVHSGMEAITVTPICPLSLSSRPIVIPSGSVVSIWPLADYDLSTKLWMDGVLATAIWPGHRVDVRMANCQAKFIILRENYSYYQTLQEKLLWAGARIHYNNNSRN
- a CDS encoding Txe/YoeB family addiction module toxin; protein product: MNRMLAWTEEAWADYLYWQGQDKKTLKRINKLILETMRMPFEGIGKPEPLRENLAGLWSRRIDDTNRLVYVVEDAYLTIISCRYHY
- a CDS encoding type II toxin-antitoxin system prevent-host-death family antitoxin; the encoded protein is MKVISFSEARNSLKTVLDRVTEDADYTIITRRDADDAVVMSLEFFNSLMETVYLLKSPTNAAHLERSIAQFKQKKVVERDLLNE
- a CDS encoding glycosyltransferase, whose amino-acid sequence is MLKVWQLFFILLLTTFSLVDVTLLFYNLSNLQTQIYVLFPLAILILTTLILRLIYPDSPPLILKIILTFIVLLIHLRYLWWRITATLVLDWYNGYISIAVIVMEVIAIINVTIISFQTLFRTNHSPEADARGSQRIKLYTPTVDVLIPTVNEPTFVLRRTLVGCQAMHYPNKQIWVLDDGNRPEIAKLAQELGCQYLARTQYGNAKAGNLNHGLSVTKGEIIVTFDADFIPLNNFLERTIGFFENPEVALVVTPQNFYNPDPPELNLGGCILPHEQTVFYTLIQPGRDTTNSIICTGTSILMRREHLNKIGGIPTSTIVEDWVTGMLLQSKGYKTIFLNELLSVGAAPEHLLSYLVQRIRWAEGTLKVLFNKYNPLFLSGFNLWQRINHLSGILYWIDQGTQTISYIAPILFIIIGMQALNTNLITLIYYWLPAYIAGFILVPWIIGTRTILVSYVYNALQCFAIAKITLKTFLFPKLKNRFLITPKGITQNHPEIALELMKPIIVLLIFNLISIFIAIWRAYFSNIDTDTLTLSIIWAELNTVILGASLLAGIGGIYSSEERIAPRVKFSQTCEVIILDFPHNQKTFTTTIGDMSEYGISFYTPTEINLQVGQKLKIVFPDEQLNFLAKVRRVGKVTGCRLLVGPLTPKQHQKIIEFIYCRPSHWQQPKVANEKQALRALFITLFKLYPLFKR